DNA from Pirellulaceae bacterium:
AAGAACTTCAGGCGATCCGTGGCTTGGCTCAGACCTAGTAGGACGACGTGAAACACATGGATGCCAACCGTCAGGCCGATAGTTCGCCAGCGGAAACTGTCGAAACAACTGATCATGGTTGCCAGTCCAAACACCAGAAAGCCAAACAGAAACAGATTCAATGTGGCTGGCAAGAATTGAAATGGACTGACGCGCGAGGACAAGACAACCTGCACTGTTTCGGGAGTTGCCTGCGGTAGTCCCAGGGCCCCCAACAGCGGCAGATTAACAGGTACTGGGCCAACCGCTTCCGTAACCCACACCGTGTATATACCACAGGTCATACCCAACCAATGTGCCGTAACCATCAGCAACAGTCCACCGACTGCCACCAGAATCTGAGTCCTAAGTAATTCCGCGCGGCGAATAGGCTGCGACAACAGCATCTCCATTGTCCCGCGTGACAATTCTCCGCTGATAATGTCTGATCCGCGAGCAATACTCCAAATGACGACACACAACAAGACGATGGGTTCGTCAAAATTCATGCCAATGCGGCCTTCGTAGCTAGCCAGCTGATCAAACGGAATTGGGCTGAATCGTTCAAAACGCCGAAAGCGCTGGAGCAACTCCTGCACTTCAGTGAACTCGAACAGTCCTGTTACCCACACGCGAATCCACGAAAACGCAAACAATGCCAACACGCACGCGATCAACAACGGTAACGCTTCGCGAATGGATTTTTTCAGCAGCGAACGGTTCATACGGATTCCTCCCCGGCCGCTAGCTCGTACACAGATCGAAGACCAATCGGTTCAACACGCAAATCATCAACTTGCTGGTGCGAAAGCCAATTGAGCAGCGCCACGAGCGAGCCCTGCGTTTTAACTTCAAAGCGACAGTTGCCGGCAGTCTGGCTATTCCAAGTAATCTCGTAATCCGCTGGGATATCATGCACTACGGCTGGCAGAAT
Protein-coding regions in this window:
- a CDS encoding ABC transporter permease subunit → MNRSLLKKSIREALPLLIACVLALFAFSWIRVWVTGLFEFTEVQELLQRFRRFERFSPIPFDQLASYEGRIGMNFDEPIVLLCVVIWSIARGSDIISGELSRGTMEMLLSQPIRRAELLRTQILVAVGGLLLMVTAHWLGMTCGIYTVWVTEAVGPVPVNLPLLGALGLPQATPETVQVVLSSRVSPFQFLPATLNLFLFGFLVFGLATMISCFDSFRWRTIGLTVGIHVFHVVLLGLSQATDRLKFLAWFTYCNAYQPQKLILLTAKTNRENWRSNWLQPDGSWLVAGLLFLLCAGITCLLVGLWRLNRRDLDPPF